In Quadrisphaera sp. DSM 44207, one DNA window encodes the following:
- a CDS encoding bifunctional diguanylate cyclase/phosphodiesterase, with protein MGIDWITVATAAAAALVLVAPLLAVMVRQHRRHARAARTDPLTGLGNRTLLAQAAERVLGGLAGPGSPADPHGDGTRGPAVLLLDLDGFKDVNDTLGHHAGDELLTQVARRLEAVAGADAVVTRLGGDEFAVLLTAPVTTSQAVLHAKRLLAALGAGGFTARDIDLDIAGSIGVAVAPGAGRTVGDLLRRADQAMYEAKRSRAGVCAATAALVPETADGLTTLALLRGAMEHGQLSLVYQPVVEAGTGQLVGFEALLRWQHPTRGVLLPAEFLPLAERTSLIRPLTRWVLLTAVRQAADWRRAGLDTSIAVNVSASVLEPGLLGIVEEALALNSWPAEQLVLEVTESALAADAQEAREVILALSARGLPVSIDDFGAGYTSLGQLRGLPVRQLKIDRQFVTCMLEAPDDAAITASIIDLGHRLGLRVVAEGVESPGTTDRLRDLGCDHLQGFSISRPVSAAAALEAWRSARPTPLP; from the coding sequence GTGGGCATCGACTGGATCACCGTGGCGACGGCCGCCGCCGCCGCGCTGGTGCTGGTCGCCCCGCTGCTCGCCGTGATGGTGCGCCAGCACCGGCGCCACGCCCGCGCCGCCCGCACCGACCCCCTGACGGGGCTGGGCAACCGCACGCTGCTCGCGCAGGCCGCCGAGCGGGTCCTCGGCGGCCTCGCCGGCCCCGGCTCCCCCGCCGACCCGCACGGCGACGGCACCCGCGGCCCGGCCGTCCTCCTGCTCGACCTCGACGGGTTCAAGGACGTCAACGACACCCTCGGCCACCACGCGGGCGATGAGCTGCTCACGCAGGTCGCGCGCCGCCTGGAGGCCGTGGCCGGCGCCGACGCGGTCGTCACCCGCCTCGGCGGCGACGAGTTCGCCGTCCTGCTGACGGCGCCCGTGACCACCTCGCAGGCCGTCCTGCACGCCAAGCGCCTGCTGGCGGCCCTGGGCGCCGGCGGCTTCACCGCCCGGGACATCGACCTGGACATCGCGGGCAGCATCGGCGTCGCCGTGGCCCCCGGCGCCGGGCGCACCGTCGGCGACCTGCTGCGGCGCGCGGACCAGGCGATGTACGAGGCGAAGCGCTCGCGCGCCGGCGTGTGCGCCGCCACGGCCGCGCTCGTCCCCGAGACCGCCGACGGCCTGACCACCCTGGCGCTGCTGCGCGGGGCCATGGAGCACGGGCAGCTGTCCCTGGTCTACCAGCCGGTCGTCGAGGCCGGCACCGGTCAGCTCGTCGGCTTCGAGGCGCTGCTGCGCTGGCAGCACCCCACGCGCGGCGTGCTGCTGCCGGCGGAGTTCCTGCCGCTGGCCGAGCGGACGAGCCTGATCCGACCGCTGACCCGCTGGGTGCTGCTGACGGCGGTGCGCCAGGCCGCGGACTGGCGCCGCGCCGGCCTCGACACGAGCATCGCCGTCAACGTCAGCGCCTCGGTGCTCGAGCCGGGCCTGCTCGGCATCGTCGAGGAGGCGCTGGCGCTCAACAGCTGGCCGGCGGAGCAGCTGGTGCTGGAGGTCACCGAGTCGGCGCTGGCCGCCGACGCCCAGGAGGCCCGCGAGGTCATCCTCGCCCTCAGCGCCCGCGGCCTGCCCGTCTCGATCGACGACTTCGGCGCCGGCTACACCAGCCTCGGGCAGCTGCGGGGCCTGCCGGTGCGCCAGCTGAAGATCGACCGGCAGTTCGTCACGTGCATGCTCGAGGCCCCGGACGACGCCGCGATCACGGCCAGCATCATCGACCTCGGGCACCGCCTGGGGCTGCGCGTGGTCGCCGAGGGCGTCGAGAGCCCCGGCACCACCGACCGCCTGCGCGACCTCGGCTGCGACCACCTGCAGGGGTTCTCCATCAGCCGCCCGGTCAGCGCGGCCGCGGCCCTGGAGGCGTGGCGCTCCGCGCGCCCCACCCCGCTGCCCTGA
- the pepN gene encoding aminopeptidase N, with product MPGMNLTRSEARERAELLRVDAYEVELDLTGDGATFRSQTVVRFAADPGASTFIDLVAPAVHEVVLNGRVLDPAQVADGVRVQLPDLAADNELRVVADAAYMTTGEGLHRFVDPVDGETYLYSQFEVADSRRVFAVFEQPDLKATFAFTVTAPAHWQVVSNSPTPTPEPVREGAATWRFAPTPVLSSYVTAVVAGPYTAVRGELTSRDGRTVPLGVFCRASLAEHLDAEEVMDVTRAGFAFYEELFDLPYPFAKYDQLFVPEFNAGAMENAGAVTFLESYVFRSRPTEAVVERRAVTILHELAHMWFGDLVTMRWWDDLWLNESFAEYASTLACAEATRWTGAWTTFASLEKAWAYRQDQLPSTHPIVADIRDLEDVEVNFDGITYAKGASVLKQLVAWVGRDAFFEGVRRYFRAHAWGSTQLSDLLTELEATSGRDLRAWSAVWLEQAGVTTLRPELHLAEDGTITSLAVLQEVPGTHPVQRPHRLAIGCYDVEVHVGADGAEIPHLRRTQRVEVDLDGERTEVPELAGTERPDLLLLNDDDLAYAKVRLDEQSLATATAHLGSFEDSLPRTLVWAAAWDMTRDAEMAARDFVDLLLDDLAAETDSSVVLTLLRQLSTASRLYVAPALREPVGVDVADRLLGLARDAAPGSDLQLQAVKAFAGRAVTPAQLDVVAGLLDGSAPLEGLVVDTDLRWELLTSLVAGGRAAHAEISAEVARDDTATGRRAAAAARAAIPTLEAKQAAFDAVVDPGPRPEDELPNAVQAAVIAGFARVHDARVEELLTPFVEPYFAALERVWRTRTNEIAQQVVSGLYPVALASQALLERTDAWLASAPEDLPALRRLVSEDRDGLARALRAQERDRLR from the coding sequence GTGCCTGGCATGAACCTCACCCGCTCCGAGGCGCGCGAGCGCGCCGAGCTGCTGCGCGTCGACGCCTACGAGGTCGAGCTCGACCTCACCGGGGACGGAGCGACCTTCCGCTCGCAGACGGTGGTCCGCTTCGCCGCCGACCCCGGCGCCTCGACGTTCATCGACCTGGTCGCCCCGGCCGTGCACGAGGTGGTGCTCAACGGGCGGGTCCTGGACCCGGCGCAGGTCGCGGACGGCGTGCGCGTGCAGCTGCCGGACCTCGCCGCCGACAACGAGCTGCGCGTCGTCGCCGACGCCGCCTACATGACGACCGGCGAGGGGTTGCACCGCTTCGTCGACCCCGTGGACGGCGAGACGTACCTGTACTCGCAGTTCGAGGTCGCCGACTCCCGGCGCGTCTTCGCCGTCTTCGAGCAGCCGGACCTGAAGGCGACGTTCGCCTTCACCGTCACCGCGCCCGCCCACTGGCAGGTGGTCTCCAACTCCCCGACCCCGACCCCGGAGCCGGTGCGCGAGGGCGCCGCGACGTGGCGCTTCGCGCCGACGCCGGTGCTCTCCTCCTACGTGACCGCGGTCGTCGCCGGGCCCTACACCGCGGTGCGCGGGGAGCTGACCAGCCGCGACGGCCGCACGGTGCCGCTGGGGGTCTTCTGCCGCGCCTCCCTCGCCGAGCACCTGGACGCGGAGGAGGTGATGGACGTCACCCGCGCCGGCTTCGCGTTCTACGAGGAGCTGTTCGACCTGCCCTACCCGTTCGCGAAGTACGACCAGCTGTTCGTGCCCGAGTTCAACGCCGGGGCGATGGAGAACGCGGGCGCGGTGACGTTCCTGGAGAGCTACGTCTTCCGCTCCCGCCCCACCGAGGCGGTGGTCGAGCGGCGGGCCGTGACGATCCTGCACGAGCTGGCGCACATGTGGTTCGGGGACCTCGTGACCATGCGCTGGTGGGACGACCTGTGGCTGAACGAGTCGTTCGCCGAGTACGCCTCGACGCTCGCCTGCGCCGAGGCGACGCGGTGGACGGGCGCGTGGACGACGTTCGCGAGCCTGGAGAAGGCGTGGGCGTACCGGCAGGACCAGCTGCCGTCCACGCACCCGATCGTCGCCGACATCCGCGACCTCGAGGACGTCGAGGTCAACTTCGACGGCATCACGTACGCCAAGGGCGCCAGCGTGCTCAAGCAGCTCGTCGCCTGGGTGGGCCGCGACGCGTTCTTCGAGGGCGTGCGCCGCTACTTCCGCGCCCACGCGTGGGGCAGCACGCAGCTGAGCGACCTGCTCACCGAGCTCGAGGCGACCTCCGGGCGCGACCTGCGCGCGTGGTCGGCGGTGTGGCTGGAGCAGGCGGGCGTCACGACGCTGCGCCCGGAGCTGCACCTGGCCGAGGACGGCACGATCACCTCCCTCGCCGTGCTGCAGGAGGTGCCCGGGACCCACCCCGTGCAGCGCCCGCACCGGCTCGCGATCGGCTGCTACGACGTCGAGGTGCACGTCGGGGCGGACGGCGCGGAGATCCCGCACCTGCGCCGCACGCAGCGCGTGGAGGTCGACCTCGACGGCGAGCGCACCGAGGTGCCCGAGCTGGCCGGCACCGAGCGCCCCGACCTGCTGCTGCTCAACGACGACGACCTCGCCTACGCCAAGGTGCGGCTCGACGAGCAGTCGCTGGCGACGGCGACCGCGCACCTGGGCTCCTTCGAGGACTCGCTGCCGCGCACGCTGGTGTGGGCCGCCGCGTGGGACATGACCCGCGACGCGGAGATGGCCGCGCGCGACTTCGTGGACCTGCTGCTGGACGACCTGGCGGCGGAGACGGACTCCTCCGTGGTGCTCACCCTGCTGCGCCAGCTCAGCACGGCCTCGCGCCTGTACGTCGCGCCCGCGCTGCGCGAGCCGGTCGGCGTGGACGTCGCCGACCGGCTGCTGGGCCTGGCCCGCGACGCGGCCCCGGGCAGCGACCTGCAGCTGCAGGCGGTCAAGGCCTTCGCCGGGCGGGCCGTCACGCCAGCGCAGCTGGACGTCGTCGCCGGGCTCCTGGACGGCTCCGCGCCGCTGGAGGGCCTCGTCGTCGACACCGACCTGCGGTGGGAGCTGCTGACCTCCCTCGTGGCGGGCGGGCGCGCCGCGCACGCGGAGATCTCCGCGGAGGTGGCCCGCGACGACACCGCCACCGGACGGCGCGCGGCCGCCGCCGCCCGGGCCGCGATCCCGACGCTGGAGGCCAAGCAGGCCGCCTTCGACGCCGTCGTCGACCCGGGGCCGCGCCCGGAGGACGAGCTGCCCAACGCCGTCCAGGCCGCGGTGATCGCCGGGTTCGCGCGCGTGCACGACGCGCGGGTGGAGGAGCTGCTCACCCCGTTCGTCGAGCCGTACTTCGCGGCGCTCGAGCGCGTGTGGCGCACGCGCACCAACGAGATCGCCCAGCAGGTCGTCAGCGGCCTGTACCCGGTGGCGCTGGCCTCGCAGGCCCTGCTGGAGCGCACCGACGCGTGGCTGGCCTCCGCCCCGGAGGACCTCCCGGCCCTGCGGCGGCTGGTCTCCGAGGACCGCGACGGCCTCGCCCGCGCCCTGCGCGCGCAGGAGCGCGACCGCCTGCGCTGA
- a CDS encoding ribose-5-phosphate isomerase: MRVHLAGDHAAYDLKTHLAQHLAQGGHEVVDHGPTGYDAEDDYPVFVLRAAEAVAADPGALALVLGGSGNGEQIAANRVPGVRAALGWSLETARLARQHNDANALGVGARMHTLQEATAIVDAFLAEPFSGEERHARRIAMLTRYEQDHELPPLPGRLA, encoded by the coding sequence ATGCGCGTGCACCTGGCCGGCGACCACGCCGCCTACGACCTGAAGACCCACCTCGCCCAGCACCTGGCGCAGGGCGGGCACGAGGTCGTCGACCACGGGCCGACCGGCTACGACGCGGAGGACGACTACCCCGTCTTCGTGCTGCGCGCCGCGGAAGCCGTGGCCGCCGACCCCGGCGCCCTGGCCCTGGTGCTCGGCGGGTCCGGCAACGGCGAGCAGATCGCCGCCAACCGCGTGCCCGGCGTGCGCGCGGCGCTGGGGTGGAGCCTGGAGACCGCCCGCCTGGCGCGCCAGCACAACGACGCCAACGCCCTCGGGGTGGGCGCGCGCATGCACACCCTGCAGGAGGCGACCGCGATCGTCGACGCCTTCCTCGCCGAGCCGTTCTCCGGTGAGGAGCGGCACGCGCGGCGGATCGCGATGCTCACCCGCTACGAGCAGGACCACGAGCTGCCGCCGCTGCCGGGCCGGCTGGCCTGA
- a CDS encoding Fpg/Nei family DNA glycosylase, producing the protein MPEGHTLHRMAATFRRAMGGAVVAASSPQGRFADGAALLDGTRMVVADAHGKHLLLGFADPGAAHDGGDAAGAVAPLEPAAVPRWLHVHLGLYGRFPVEQGEAPPPQGAGRLLLTAHGPRGPAWALLRGPTACEVLDPDGAARLRSRLGPDPLREDADPQTFYARVAASRAPVGALLMHQDVIAGLGNIYRAEVLYRAGLDPYAPGRTVDPDRLPLVWEDSRRLLREGVRLGRIVTTEPEHRTGPGPEGRPLDHYVYGRAGLPCRLCGTPVATAVVEGRNLFWCPQCQAPGAAPPFQLPWLSSPRTR; encoded by the coding sequence GTGCCCGAGGGACACACGCTGCACCGGATGGCCGCGACCTTCCGGCGCGCGATGGGCGGCGCCGTCGTCGCCGCCAGCAGCCCCCAGGGGCGCTTCGCGGACGGCGCGGCCCTGCTGGACGGCACCCGCATGGTCGTCGCGGACGCCCACGGCAAGCACCTCCTGCTCGGCTTCGCCGACCCGGGCGCCGCGCACGACGGGGGCGACGCGGCCGGAGCCGTCGCGCCCCTCGAGCCCGCTGCCGTGCCGCGCTGGCTGCACGTGCACCTGGGCCTGTACGGCAGGTTCCCGGTGGAGCAGGGCGAGGCGCCGCCGCCCCAGGGCGCCGGACGGCTGCTGCTGACGGCGCACGGGCCGCGCGGCCCCGCCTGGGCGCTGCTGCGCGGCCCGACGGCGTGCGAGGTGCTCGACCCCGACGGCGCGGCCCGCCTGCGCTCGCGGCTGGGCCCGGACCCGCTGCGCGAGGACGCCGACCCGCAGACCTTCTACGCCCGCGTCGCGGCGTCCAGAGCGCCCGTCGGCGCGCTGCTGATGCACCAGGACGTGATCGCGGGGCTGGGCAACATCTACCGCGCCGAGGTGCTGTACCGCGCCGGCCTGGACCCGTACGCGCCGGGGCGCACCGTCGACCCCGACCGGCTGCCGCTGGTGTGGGAGGACTCGCGCCGCCTGCTGCGCGAGGGCGTGCGCCTGGGCAGGATCGTCACCACCGAGCCGGAGCACCGCACCGGCCCGGGGCCCGAGGGGCGCCCGCTCGACCACTACGTCTACGGCCGCGCCGGCCTGCCGTGCCGGCTGTGCGGCACGCCCGTCGCCACCGCCGTGGTGGAGGGGCGCAACCTGTTCTGGTGCCCGCAGTGCCAGGCCCCGGGCGCCGCGCCGCCGTTCCAGCTGCCCTGGCTCAGCAGCCCGCGAACCAGGTGA
- a CDS encoding RNA polymerase sigma factor, which produces MIGPAFPEVLAAARVRAPWALERIYRDLCGPVTGYLRLHDAADPDDTASEAFLGVLTGIGSFSGDERAFRAWVFTVAHRRLVDEWRRAGRRPQLADVDDAVLAQRAGGDVEAEALLALSAQRVRALCEGLAPDQRSVLLLRILGDLTVEQVAQVLGRSPGAVKQLQRRALRAVRVNAERAGVPLRDPAAMTEVT; this is translated from the coding sequence GTGATCGGGCCCGCCTTCCCCGAGGTGCTGGCCGCTGCCCGGGTGCGGGCGCCGTGGGCGCTGGAGCGGATCTACCGCGACCTGTGCGGCCCGGTCACCGGCTACCTGCGCCTGCACGACGCCGCCGACCCCGACGACACGGCCAGCGAGGCCTTCCTCGGCGTCCTGACCGGCATCGGGTCGTTCTCCGGCGACGAGCGCGCCTTCCGCGCCTGGGTGTTCACGGTCGCGCACCGCCGCCTCGTGGACGAGTGGCGCCGAGCCGGCCGCCGCCCGCAGCTGGCGGACGTCGACGACGCCGTCCTCGCGCAGCGCGCCGGCGGCGACGTGGAGGCCGAGGCGCTGCTCGCCCTGAGCGCGCAGCGGGTGCGCGCCCTGTGCGAGGGCCTGGCGCCCGACCAGCGCTCGGTGCTGCTGCTGCGCATCCTCGGCGACCTGACCGTCGAGCAGGTGGCGCAGGTGCTCGGGCGCAGCCCGGGCGCCGTCAAGCAGCTGCAGCGCCGCGCCCTGAGGGCCGTCCGGGTGAACGCCGAGCGGGCGGGCGTACCCCTGCGCGACCCCGCCGCGATGACGGAGGTGACATGA
- a CDS encoding CoA-binding protein — protein sequence MTTLTTDPTRTWVGPTAQERLAMLRRAQSIAIVGASENQARASYFVATYLLSSSPFEVYFVNPKASQILGRPVYPSLADLPEVPDVVDVFRRHEDLPSVLDEVLELRRTRGGGEKPSTLWLQLGSWHEDVARRAQEAGLDVVMDRCVKIEHARFHGGLHLAGFDTGVISSRRQIRA from the coding sequence ATGACCACGCTGACCACCGACCCGACGCGCACCTGGGTGGGGCCGACCGCCCAGGAGCGGCTGGCGATGCTGCGGCGCGCGCAGTCCATCGCCATCGTCGGGGCCTCGGAGAACCAGGCGCGCGCGAGCTACTTCGTCGCGACCTACCTGCTCTCCTCCTCCCCGTTCGAGGTCTACTTCGTCAACCCGAAGGCGTCGCAGATCCTCGGCCGGCCGGTGTACCCCTCCCTGGCCGACCTGCCCGAGGTGCCGGACGTCGTGGACGTCTTCCGCCGCCACGAGGACCTGCCGAGCGTGCTCGACGAGGTCCTCGAGCTGCGCCGCACCCGCGGTGGCGGCGAGAAGCCCTCGACGCTGTGGCTGCAGCTCGGCTCCTGGCACGAGGACGTCGCGCGCCGCGCGCAGGAGGCCGGCCTGGACGTCGTCATGGACCGCTGCGTGAAGATCGAGCACGCGCGCTTCCACGGCGGCCTGCACCTGGCGGGCTTCGACACGGGCGTGATCTCCTCGCGGCGCCAGATCCGCGCCTGA
- a CDS encoding phosphatidylcholine/phosphatidylserine synthase has protein sequence MDGSARLRLAAGAVHLYTASGSALALLIVLAAIGGDAVLALWLGLVALVIDGTDGMLARRLRVKERLPWFDGARLDDIVDYLTYAFAPVLLLLTDERLPAGPAGTALAAVPLLASSFQFCRVDAKTDDHLFLGFPSYWNVVAFYAVVLDLGPAAVATVLLVCSALVFVPVGYVYPSRTSTLRRTSLALTALWLLAYAVLLAQVPDPHPAVVAVSLGYLVYYVALSLHLTAARRRAARAAGAAPAGSRGRED, from the coding sequence GTGGACGGCTCGGCGCGGCTGCGGCTCGCCGCGGGCGCCGTGCACCTGTACACCGCCAGCGGCTCCGCGCTCGCGCTGCTCATCGTCCTGGCCGCCATCGGCGGCGACGCCGTGCTGGCGCTGTGGCTCGGCCTGGTCGCGCTCGTGATCGACGGCACCGACGGCATGCTCGCCCGGCGCCTGCGCGTGAAGGAGCGGCTGCCGTGGTTCGACGGCGCGCGCCTGGACGACATCGTCGATTACCTGACGTACGCGTTCGCGCCCGTCCTGCTGCTGCTGACGGACGAGCGGCTGCCGGCGGGGCCGGCCGGCACCGCGCTCGCCGCCGTGCCGCTGCTCGCCTCCAGCTTCCAGTTCTGCCGCGTCGACGCCAAGACCGACGACCACCTCTTCCTCGGCTTCCCCAGCTACTGGAACGTCGTCGCGTTCTACGCCGTCGTCCTCGACCTCGGCCCCGCCGCGGTCGCCACCGTCCTGCTGGTCTGCTCCGCCCTGGTGTTCGTGCCGGTCGGCTACGTCTACCCCTCGCGCACGAGCACCCTGCGGCGCACCAGCCTGGCCCTGACGGCGCTGTGGCTGCTCGCGTACGCCGTGCTGCTGGCGCAGGTGCCGGACCCGCACCCGGCCGTCGTCGCCGTCTCGCTGGGGTACCTGGTCTACTACGTCGCCCTGAGCCTGCACCTGACCGCGGCGCGGCGGCGGGCTGCGCGAGCGGCTGGGGCGGCGCCGGCCGGCTCCCGAGGGCGCGAGGACTGA
- a CDS encoding alpha/beta hydrolase — MADGHRSGHRSGRLSVRVPRPPAGADPSSPPPAAGTRELDLGGGARALQLVPRGLGAGPAPLAVVLHGAGGTAEGMLRTLAPVAERCGAVLLLPQSGDRTWDVIRGGYGPDVRALDAALAHTVRHCPVDPDRVAVTGFSDGASYALSLGVANGDVFTHVLAWSPGFAAPLVRSGSPRVFVCHGTADAVLPIDRTSRTVVPRLRAEGLDVTCVEFEGAHVMSGELVERSFTWFAGC; from the coding sequence ATGGCCGACGGCCACCGCAGCGGCCACCGCAGCGGCCGCCTCTCCGTGCGCGTGCCGCGGCCGCCGGCGGGCGCGGACCCGTCCTCGCCCCCGCCGGCCGCGGGGACCCGCGAGCTCGACCTCGGCGGCGGGGCCAGGGCGCTGCAGCTGGTCCCGCGAGGGCTGGGCGCCGGCCCGGCGCCGCTCGCGGTCGTCCTGCACGGCGCCGGCGGCACGGCGGAGGGGATGCTGCGCACGCTCGCGCCCGTGGCCGAGCGCTGCGGCGCGGTCCTCCTGCTGCCGCAGTCCGGGGACCGCACCTGGGACGTCATCCGCGGCGGCTACGGGCCGGACGTGCGGGCGCTGGACGCCGCGCTCGCCCACACCGTGCGGCACTGCCCGGTCGACCCGGACCGGGTGGCGGTCACCGGCTTCTCCGACGGCGCCTCGTACGCGCTCTCCCTCGGCGTCGCCAACGGCGACGTCTTCACGCACGTCCTGGCGTGGTCCCCCGGCTTCGCCGCCCCGCTGGTGCGCTCCGGCAGCCCGCGGGTGTTCGTCTGCCACGGCACGGCCGACGCCGTGCTGCCGATCGACCGCACCAGCCGCACCGTCGTCCCCCGGCTGCGCGCCGAGGGCCTCGACGTCACCTGCGTCGAGTTCGAGGGCGCGCACGTGATGAGCGGGGAGCTCGTCGAGCGCTCGTTCACCTGGTTCGCGGGCTGCTGA
- a CDS encoding PP2C family protein-serine/threonine phosphatase yields MPRQALLLLWLTALALVVAALGLLTPRWLPVSSMVVVLLLGGFLLRMRTMVLLYLVVAAALAFSAVWRPPDAPPSPPGGYLVVALTALMLMAFVRTRERLGLQGTLGDAMLVDLRDRLRAQGRVPQLPASWHVETVLRPAFGDSFSGDFLVAARSASGHGLELALVDVSGKGQSAGTRALALSGAFGGLLGAMPVEEFLPAANAYLLRQDWPEGFATAVHVALDLSSGEYRLSYAGHPPAARGERGRPWALVQGGAGPALGLVADAEYPAVRGRLDDGAALFVYTDGMVETPGVDLSVGTQALLELAARVCDDGCQDGDAERLVDAAEVAEDDDRALVLVWRTACGAHPAR; encoded by the coding sequence ATGCCGCGCCAGGCCCTGCTGCTGCTGTGGCTGACCGCGCTGGCGCTCGTGGTCGCCGCCCTCGGGCTGCTCACCCCGCGGTGGCTGCCCGTCTCCTCGATGGTCGTGGTGCTGCTGCTCGGCGGGTTCCTGCTGCGCATGCGCACGATGGTGCTGCTGTACCTCGTCGTCGCCGCCGCGCTGGCGTTCTCGGCGGTGTGGCGGCCGCCGGACGCCCCGCCGTCCCCGCCCGGCGGGTACCTCGTCGTGGCGCTGACCGCCCTGATGCTCATGGCGTTCGTGCGCACCCGCGAGCGCCTCGGCCTGCAGGGCACCCTCGGCGACGCGATGCTCGTGGACCTGCGCGACCGCCTGCGGGCGCAGGGCCGGGTGCCGCAGCTGCCGGCGTCCTGGCACGTGGAGACCGTGCTGCGTCCGGCCTTCGGGGACTCCTTCTCCGGCGACTTCCTCGTCGCCGCGCGCTCGGCGTCCGGGCACGGCCTGGAGCTGGCGCTGGTCGACGTCTCCGGCAAGGGGCAGAGCGCCGGCACGCGGGCGCTGGCGCTGTCCGGGGCGTTCGGCGGGCTGCTCGGGGCGATGCCGGTGGAGGAGTTCCTGCCGGCCGCCAACGCCTACCTGCTCCGGCAGGACTGGCCGGAGGGGTTCGCCACCGCCGTCCACGTGGCGCTGGACCTGTCCAGCGGGGAGTACCGGCTCAGCTACGCCGGGCACCCGCCGGCCGCGCGGGGGGAGCGCGGGCGGCCCTGGGCGCTCGTGCAGGGCGGGGCCGGGCCGGCGCTGGGCCTCGTCGCGGACGCCGAGTACCCCGCGGTGCGCGGCCGCCTCGACGACGGCGCGGCGCTGTTCGTCTACACCGACGGCATGGTCGAGACCCCGGGCGTGGACCTGTCGGTGGGCACGCAGGCCCTGCTCGAGCTCGCCGCCCGGGTGTGCGACGACGGGTGCCAGGACGGTGACGCCGAGCGGCTCGTGGACGCCGCCGAGGTGGCCGAGGACGACGACCGGGCGCTCGTGCTGGTCTGGCGCACCGCCTGCGGGGCCCACCCGGCCCGGTGA
- a CDS encoding DsbA family protein translates to MTTTAEQTPEQTPEQTTGVDVVDFWFDPVCPWAWMTSRWVLEVEQVRPVTVVWHVMSLAVLNEGRDLPEEYRELMARAWGPVRVVTAARELHGPEVVGPLYTAIGTRIHPGGEEDFAAAVRGALEEVGLPTDLARFADSDEYDQQLRASHAEGIEKVGQDVGTPVIAVNGVAFFGPVVTPAPKGEAAATLWDGVLAVAGTPGFYELKRSRDAGPIFD, encoded by the coding sequence ATGACCACCACCGCAGAGCAGACCCCCGAGCAGACCCCCGAGCAGACCACCGGCGTCGACGTCGTCGACTTCTGGTTCGACCCCGTCTGCCCGTGGGCGTGGATGACGTCCCGCTGGGTGCTGGAGGTCGAGCAGGTGCGTCCCGTCACGGTCGTCTGGCACGTGATGAGCCTGGCCGTGCTCAACGAGGGGCGGGACCTGCCGGAGGAGTACCGGGAGCTGATGGCCAGGGCCTGGGGCCCGGTCCGCGTCGTCACCGCCGCCCGCGAGCTGCACGGCCCCGAGGTGGTCGGGCCGCTGTACACCGCGATCGGCACCCGCATCCACCCCGGCGGCGAGGAGGACTTCGCGGCTGCGGTGCGCGGCGCGCTGGAGGAGGTCGGCCTGCCGACCGACCTCGCGCGCTTCGCCGACTCCGACGAGTACGACCAGCAGCTGCGCGCCAGCCACGCCGAGGGCATCGAGAAGGTCGGCCAGGACGTCGGCACGCCCGTCATCGCCGTCAACGGCGTCGCCTTCTTCGGTCCCGTCGTCACCCCGGCCCCCAAGGGCGAGGCGGCCGCGACGCTGTGGGACGGCGTCCTCGCCGTCGCCGGCACCCCTGGCTTCTACGAGCTCAAGCGCAGCCGCGACGCCGGCCCGATCTTCGACTGA